TGAGTGGGTTATACAGACTTTCATATATAAACAGAAAACAATTTTAAGGAGAGGAACATGAAAAAAACATCACTTCGGTTGATCTTATGCCTGCTGCTGACATGTATGATTGCATTTGCCGGTTGCTCAGGAGAACAAAAAAAACCAAAACCCAGCCCCGACGAAGCACTCCAGATGCTCAAAGATGGAAATAAACGTTTCCTCAGTGGGAAATCCGAACATCCGCATCTGGACAAAGAGCGGATGATGCAATCCAGCCTGGAAGATCAGGGTGATCATGCCTATGCGACCATCCTCGCCTCTTCCGATTCCCGGGTGCCTGTCGAAGCGATTTTTGATGCCGGAATTATGGATACATTTGTTATCCGCGTGCCCGGCAATGTATGTAATACAGATCAAGTCGCCGCCATAGAATATGGTCTGGACCAGGTCCGCACACCGGTTATAGTCGTACTGGGCAATACACAATGCGCCGCAGTGACAGCCGTTACCCGGGCCATCAATGGACAAGGCGATATTCCACCGATGCTTGCCAACATTGAACCTGCCGTCAAAAAGGCCATGGAAAAGTATCCCCAGGCAAAAGGCGACCAAATCATTCCCCTGGCCATTGAAGAAAACATCTATATCAGTATCCGGGATCTGTTCATGCAAAGTCCTGCCACATGTGAACTTGTCAACGCGGGTACAGTTAAAGTAGTCGGCGCCATCTATGATGTCAGCGACGGCAGGGTATACTGGCTTGAGGACGAGACAGTGGACAGCATTCTGCAGAAAGTGGAAGGCAAGGTAGACGATACCCAGGTATCTGATGCCCCTGCAACATCCGATGAGGCGGCGGCTGAAGACCATGAGGCAGCTGCTCAAGACCATGAGGCAGCGCCTGAGGTTGACGAAGCAGCACCCCAAACCCATGAAGAAGCCGCTGAAACGGATGAAGTCGCTCCCGACGCCCATGATGATGCAGCCAAAGCCTTGGCGCCGTCAGAAGCAGAAGAAACGATTGCCGAGCCCGAAGCCCATGACACTGCAGTCTCCGATGAGGCAGCACCTGAATCACATGATGCGCATGAAGTAGCACCTGAGGCCCATGAAGCGGCACCTGACGCTTCTGTGCCGCCTGAGGCGGAGGAAACACCTGCAGAACATGAAACCCATCATGACACGAAAAGCCATACCTAAATAGTGCCCGACCGAAAACCGTAAATTTTGCCGATTACGGCGTTGGCCTGAAATTTTAATCCTCGAAATACTTCATGTATTACTCCAGTTAAAATTTCAGCTCGCCTTGTACTCAACAAAATTTCCAAGTTTTCGTTCAGACACTAAATAAAAAATAAAATTGATCCAAGCCGGAAGGCAGCACACGCCTTCCGGCATCTTCCAACACAGCAGTTCGTAACAATACTTGACATATTTAATTTTGAAATGATAAATCAGATTCATTCCACACAATCCAAAACACAATTCAAAAAAGAGTGTATTTCATGACGACGGCAACTGACAATTCCACGAACCCAGCAAAAACTATTTCACCTGCAGATGTTCAAAAACAGAATCTGATTTCCCAATGGGCCTTTGATACCCGTCCTATACTAGGCCGGTTCCATTTATGGCTCGAAGATGTGCGCATTCACTGGCACAGTGACGAATCCCAAAGAAAAATCAAACGCCGTCACATGGATGCGGTTTCCTTCACCGATGGACGCACTGAAAAAATGCTGGCCGTCACCGCCGCGGTCACCGCCTTAGGCACCCGCCTGTTTGGCCGCTACGGGGAAGGAAAAGATCTGCCCAAAACAGAACTGAACCTGGTCAAAAAAGATGCCGATGCCATTTCCGCCTACGCCATGAGCGAAAGCTTATGGTACCTGTCCCGCACCCTGCCGGAAAACCATGCCATTATGGTCTGTTTAGGGGAGGGGCTGATGCCTAAAGCCGGGGAAACCGCTGAGATGGGGGCCAATCCGCTGCTGGGATTCGGCAGGATCTATGCCCGTCCCCAGGTGGCTAAATTTCTTGAAGACCGGGTGTTACGGCTGATCAATGATCCCGAATATGCCTGGGAGAACTTTTCCCGGGACATCCAGAAACGAGACATCACCGTATGGGGCGCCGCCATCGACACCCTGGAAAACACCTCTAGGTTTGCCAAAGGAGAGACCACAGGCCCCATGAGTGTATTCCATCTTTTTGACCAGCCGTTGATCATCAGTGACCAGTATGAAGGATATATGGGGTGCCTGGTACTGCCGGAGCAGGTTGTGGAAAACGCAGCCTTGAAGTCTGTTCTTGTCAATTATTTCACCCCGCGTCATATGGTCATGAATGCCATCCAGGAGACCTTTGATGGGATAAAGGCGGAAAATGTCCATGTCTGGACCCTTACCGGGGAGGCCCGGCGCAAAAGAATCGAAAAAATTTGGGACCAGTGGCGGGATGCAGGCGCTCATCTCGTTGATGAAAACTGGACGCTTCCCACAGGAATTGCGCCGTTCACCGATTCAGGCACCTATGCGCCGACCTTTTCAGTCAAACCCTGGACCGATGACAAGGGCAACATTCACCTGCTGGTGGTGGATGGATATGCAGCCTCGGCCGAGGCCATGCAGGCGGCCAGCCTGTCCGGCATATTGGGCCTGGATGTATCCCTTGCCGTGCTCTCCTCAAAATTCAAACTGCCCTATGACAAGGATGCCGCGGCCATGAAACTTGACCCCCAAGACAACAACTTTGCTACAAAGCTTGGGCAGGACCTATTTGAAACCGATGTGCCTACGGAGATGATTGAAGTTTACCGCGACAGTATCATAGAAGCTGAAAACGCCGGCATCCCTTTAAAACCGCGTACCATCAATGCAAGTGATCTGATTGCCGCAAAAAAATGGCAGACCCTGGCTGTATCGGGATATATGCTTCCCGATCCCTACAGCGGAGCCCAAGGTGTAAAGCAGATCAGCGATGACACGTGGGAAGTCACAGTACGGGTAACATCGGAATTCGGGGACAAGAACATTACTTTTGCCCTTCGCCTGCTAGAGTCTTTGCAGCAGAGCAAACTGGTATTTTCCCCGTTGCTCAACCGTTTTTTCAGGGGAGAGGATTTTAGAACACGAGCCGTTAAAATTTCAGATTCCGGCAGGATCAGAAACGAACTTCAGACACTTTGTACAGAAGCCCTGGAGCATTTTGGAGACAAAATAGTGGTACGTTTTGACAAAATGGCACCAACCACTATTTCCGCTGTAGAGCAGGAAATGCTCAAACAAATTCTGACCTGGTATAAGGAAAATTACCCCATTTGGTTTGAATGGCTTGAGTTGTCAATTTAAATGGGATTTGACCCAAAAATAAATTTGAAAGATCTTAGGAACTTACTCAAACGTTCTTATAAATCCAAAAGCGAAAGCGAAAGGGGGGTGTATTAAGATTGTCCAATCTCGGAAAGAGAAAAGCCCTATGAAATGGTGGCTCATTTTATAGGGCTCTTAACTCAGTGTGAATTGTGAACCTCACACGTAGTTAATTATTTGGTTTCGTTGTCCGGTTAACAATCCTCAATGCTGATATATGCCATGGTTTGGTTCAACAACTGATAAGCAATCTCACCAAATGTCATGGGGCCTGTAATATCAGCCGTTTTCTTTCCTTCCAGTTCGGCATAAAGATAGTTCAGTATGCAGTTACATGAAAAAAAGAGCGTATCTCCAACATCTTTAGGAATCAATTCATTGAACTCGGTGACGTAATCGGAGACCGGTTTTGCAATTTTATATTCAACTTGCTGAAATACCGGTGCATACAGATTGACCACTTTTTGGGTCTCATCGACACTTTGAAAACTCGTATTGATTCTTGCACCGTACATATCCGCCACCAGGGGCAGTCTGGTATCAATATTGTTACCCAGGATATACTCGGCAAAATTCACGGTTTCGCCGTTAACAACCGCCTCTTTTACTGAAAAGCCCTCTTCATTGAATGTTATCGTATCGCCGTCACCACTTTCAAAAAGGTTGACAATGTTCACCTGCGGCAGTTTGTTTGAAGGCAGTCCAATGTGCATGACGACAGCGGAATCCGTATAGCTTTCCCCGGTATTCCCATTAAAGGTCTTTGGTGCTGTTTTCCCCAACTCATCCAGGAAGACGCCGGATATCCATCCAATGAGCGGTTTTGTTGCAAATTCAGGATAATTGGGCCCATCAATGGCAAATGAAATATGGGTCGGACTGGTCGCCGGAATAATGATAAAAGAAAATCCGTTGCCGGGTGCGTCTGCATAAACGCTGCTTAGGGTCTCTTTTGAGTAAACTTGAACATCAATAGAGGCTGCATAATCCGGCAGTTCAGTCACAAACACCTTTTCTTGTGTAAATTTCCCCCCATCTTCATCCATAAAATATGGAATGGTCCCTGCAATCCATTGCCCTTTGGGAAGATCTTTGAGTACCTTTTCGTCGGCAGCAAGAATCAATTTTTTTCCGGCCGAGATCAACTCAACGGCCTCATTTTTATTTACCGTTTTTTTTATCATTTTCATTCCCCTTATCCGAACATAGTTTCGATGTCACCTACGACTTTAGGCAGGTGGTCGTTCTTTTTAAAAAAATCAATCAATTCAGTTGTGCATTCCGAAACGGTAGCATCTGTAGGGCTTTTTTTGTACTTCATGTTCAATCGCCCCAAAAGCATCTTCAACCCTAAAAATTGAATGGTGGGTTTATTATCACCGGATATTACTTTTTTCCATTTTGGATCATTGGGACCTGGGATTGCCATTTGAGTCTTCCTTTATTTTGGGATTTTAGGGTTGATTTCTTTTGTTACGCATTGACATAAAACGGGCACCCCATGACAAAGCGCCGATGCTTGAAATCAACCCTTTTTTTTGAAATGTTACAGCGCTGCTGTGTAGATGCCGATCACGTCATCCAGGGTCGGGGTTCTGGGATTTGTAAGGCCGCAGGCGTCTTTCTGGGCATTTTCCGCCATAATTTTTAAATCTTCTTTTTTGACACCTAATTCAGTCAAATTGCTTGGAATACCGACATCGGAAGACAGCTTCCGGATCGCTTCCAGCGCCTTATCTGCAGCGTCGCGGGTGGAGAGTCCGTCAATGTTCTCTCCTAAAGCCACGGCAATGTCTGCAAACCGATCCAGTTTGGCAATCAGATTGAACTGGGAAACATGGGGCAGCAATATGGCGTTGCAAACGCCATGGGGCAAGTCATAGTAGCCACCCAATTGATGTGCCATGGCATGGACATGTCCGAGGCTGGCATTGTTGAAAGCCATGCCAGCCAGATATTCGGCATAGGCCATGTTGTCTCTGGCAACGACATCCTGACCATTGGCAACCGCCTGCCGCAGATTGTCGGCAATGAGCTCAATGGATTTAATGGCACACGCATCCGTGACCGGGGTTGCAATGGTGGAGACGTATGCCTCCACGGAATGGGTTAATGCATCCATTCCGGTCGCTGCAGTCAACGCCGACGGCATACCCATCATAAGCAGGGGATCATTGATCGCAATGGCTGGTGTCACTCGCCAGTCCACAATAGCCATTTTGACCTTTCGACTGGTATCGGTGATAATGCAGAATCGGGTCATTTCGCTGCCGGTACCGGCGGTGGTGTTGATCGCGATAAACGGCGGCATTGCTTTTGTTGATTTATCGACCCCTTCAAAATCATGTATCGTACCACCGTTGGTCGACACAATACCAATTCCTTTACCGCAGTCATGGGAGCTTCCGCCTCCCAACGTGATGATCATGTCGCAACCGCTTTTTTCATAAATCGCAACCCCTTCGGCAACATTCTTATCAGTTGGGTTGGGGATGGTTTCATCATAAACCACTGCATCTGCGCCCATTCCCTCTTTGAGCAAATCACAGATCTGTTTGGTCAAGCCACAAGCGGTAATTCCCTTGTCGGCAACAATGAAAGGCTTTGAGACACCAAGGCTTTTCATTTGATTACAGAGCTCTTTGTGTGCACCAATACCCATTAATGTAACTGTTGGAATAAAAAATCCATAAACTTCTTCTCTTGCTGCCATGCTATCGTCTCCTTTTGAATCTAACATCATTGGCGTGTGGTACCCATGACGCGTTACAAGAATACCCCATCCCCCATTTACAGAGATGGGATATGGGAGGCACGTTACTAAAGGTCAATTCCAAATATCGAAATTGAGCGCGTTTCGTGCTTATCACTTAATACTTTTTTGATTGCATTCGAATTCGTAGCTGTTAGAGATTGAGCTTGAGATAAAATTGAGAGTACTGTGTATTTAATTTTTTTTCAACATTTTTTCAAAAATTCTACAGGAGACCGAATAAAAAAGAACGGCCTTCCTCTGCAAAACCGAACCAGGCGCCTCTGCGTCTTTTTTATAGTTTTGCTTTTTTTTCATTTTTCATCCGCTCAATACTTGAAATGGCGTGATGCTTAACATTGGCAATATGGTGAGCCAACACATGCTTTGCACTTTCAAGGTTGCCTGCAGCAATATCATCATACAGCTGGATATGCTCGGCATCCACCATCTCCATGGGCGTGACGAAAAGAATGTTGCCCCGGTATTTCAAATAGAGCAGATCAAACAGATCCTTTAGGCAAGCCACCTTTATCCGGTTACCGGATAATTTGGCCAAAGTCATGTGAAATTCCATATCTTTGAGCAGCCTGTCTTTTAAAAAAATATCCCTGACCGCGTCCAGATGATTATCCAGGGCCTTTTTCAATTTTTTAAGTTTTGTCTTGTTCATGCCCGAAATGGTATCCGGCAGCAGGGAAACTTCGATCAGTTCTCTAAAATCATAAATTTCAATAATCTCTGCCAGGCTGATATTTTCCGTATAATATCCCCGGTTGGGCTCATGGCGGACCAGACCCTGGATTTCTAATCGTTTCAGCGCCTGAATCACCGGGGTGGTGCTCATATTCAGACGTTTGGCCAGATCTCCATAAGAAATTTTCTGGCCCGGAATGATTTCATTTAAAAAAAACATACGCCGGATGCCGTTGTATGCTTCTAAAGTAAAATCATCCTTGGATTTTTTAGTTTTTGTTCCCATAATGCATTTCAATATACCAAGATCTGGGTAAAAGCAACGAAATTCAGCCGGTTATTTACTAATATTTACGAACACAACAACCATATACTTTTATCTACAAATTTCTTGACAAATATAGGGGTTACAGGTAACCATTCTATTAATTTAATCATATATCTGATTAAATATTTAATATTAAATAATGGAGGGAAAAATGGCATTAGCATTCATGGAAGGTAATGAGGCCGTTGCCAGAGGGGCCATGGCAGCAGGCTGCAATTTTTTTGCCGGATATCCTATTACCCCGGCCACCACAATTTTCAATAGTATGCTGAAAATGCTGCCGCCCAAAGGCGGCATCTGTATCCAGGGGGAAGATGAGATTGCTTCCATGGGATATTGCATAGGTGCCTCCATGGCCGGGAAAAAGGCGCTTACCGCCACCTCCGGCCCGGGTATCAGCCTCTATTCGGAACATATCTCTTTTGCCGTGGGCAGCGAAATCCCTCTGGTGATTGTGGATGTGCAGCGTTTAGGCCCCTCGACCGGTTCAGCCACCCGGGGGGCAGATGCCGATATCCAGTTCATGCGCTGGGGCAATACCGGCGGCGTTCCGGTCATCGTACTGGCTCCCAAGGATGTCAAAGATTGTTACATACTGACCTTTACCGCCTTCAACTTTGCCGAACGGTTCCGCTGCCCCGTATTTATCGCCTCCAACAAAGAGATCGGCATGACCAAGGAGACCTTTGACATAGATACCCTTGTGCTGCCGAAAAAAGTAGAACGATCCCGATTTGAAGGGCAAAACTTTCTACCCTTTGCCGCCGATCCGGACAAAGCCCCGCCCTTTCTCCCCATCGGCGGGCCAACCCTGGTGCGTCAGACCTCCTCCACCCATGGCCTGGACGGGTATATCACCATCAATCCGGATGCCATTACAGCCATCCAGGACCGCCTGAGAAATAAAATTCACACATGCCGAGATGAACTTTCTTTGTATGAAGAACATCTTTTACCAGACACTGACATGCTTGTAATCTCCTACGGCATTACCAGCCGGGCGGTTGATGATGCGGCAGTGGCAATGGCTGAAAAAGGCAGGCCCATATCCACCCTATCCCTTAAAACCCTCTGGCCGGTACCGAAACAGGTACTGATAAACGCGGCGCAAAAATTTTCCCGCATCCTTGTTGTGGAGATGAACCTGGGCCAGTATGTCAACGAAATTCGCCGGGTGCTTTGTGGCAAAAAGATTGACTTTTATGGGCAAATGGATGGAACATTAATTGCGCCGGCAAAGATTATGGAGGCCCTCGCAAATGAGTAATTATCTGAACGAAAACCGCCCCCCGGTATTCTGCCCAGGCTGCACCCATGACAGGATCACCAAAAGCCTGGATAAAACCTTTGTAAACATGGGCCTTGCACCGGACAAGATCGTTATTGTCACGGACATCGGATGCTCCGGCCTGTTCGACACTTTTTTCAATGTCCATGCCCTGCACGGTGTCCACGGCCGGGCTTTGACCTACGCCCTGGGGTTGAAGATGTCCGATCCTTCGTTGAACGTCATTGTGACCATGGGTGACGGCGGCCTTGGTATTGGCGGGGCCCATGTGCTGTCCGCCTGCAGAAAGAATCTGGATATCACGTTGATCATCCTGAACAACTTTAACTTCGGCATGACCGGAGGCCAGTACTCGGCCACCACGCCGGAAGATGCCCTGGTGGGTTCCGAATTTCTCAACCAGGCTGAAATGCCCATGGATATCTGCAAAGTTGCAAAGGCAGCCGGTGCGACATACGTTTCCCAATACTCGGGGATGGATCCACAACTTCCCGAAGAATTTGAACGGGCCATCCGCCATAAAGGATTTTCCATCGTGGAAACCTTGGGCCTTTGCACGGGCCGATACACAAAACGCAACAAGCTTACCCCAAAAACCATCGACGAAATGATCGCCTCTGCCCCGCCGGAGAATGGCCTTGTACAGGAAAATCAACGTCCGGAATACGGTGAACGCTACCGTAAGCTTTCAGCACAAAAGACAACGTTCCCCGAACCCTTGATTATTGAAAAACAGTTTGAACCCAAAGAGAACCTTCGCTGGGAAATTATCATTTTGGGATCAGCAGGCATGCGCATTGTCACAGCCGGGGATATTATTTGCCATGCAGGCATTTCCGCCGGATTCAATGCCTCCATTAAAAATGATTATAACATTACCGTGCTGCGCGGACAGTCCGTTTCTGAAATTTTGCTCGACCCTTCACCCATCGGCTATACCGGACTGGAATCACCAGGCGTGATCCTGGCGCTAAGCGAGGAGGGGGTTGCCCGAAGAAAAAAAGTATTTGCCGGTTTGAGTCCAACGGCCTTTATTCTCAAGGAAAAAAGCGTTAGCATTCCGGACACCTCCGCCCAGGTGGAGGAGATTGATTTCAAAGCATTGAAAATCAGCAGACAGGACTGGGCCCTGGCATCCCTGGGCGTTTTGGCGAAAAAAGAGCTGGTTCTCACACAAGACATGTTGCTGTCAGCACTTAAATCGCGGTTCAGCCCCAAGCTATTTGCCCTGGCTCAAGAGACCATCGATAAAGTGACTTGATTACGTCTCACTATCGTGACAGGTCCAGCAAAATTGCACGATTTCAGCAATCAAAAGGCGAAATTCCCTGGACATATGTAGGCGCTTTAACCTACATATGTCCAGGGAATTTACTTATAATACGGCACGACATCAACCGACATAAAAATTAAGCCTTCAACCGATTGGTAGAATAGTGCCGGCCTGGTATAAATGACAGTTTCTAAATTACCGACCATTTCTGCGGATTTTGCCTTTAAGGGCAAGGCAGGAGCGGCCTTAAACCAGGATGTGGAATAAACTTAACCGGGAGGGAAGCAATGGCGTTGCAAAGCTTTTATAAAGAGGTGATGGAGCTCAATGGTATCCAGGATATGGCTCAACGTGAAATCCAGGCAAAAACGTTTTTTGAAAAACTGAATTCAGCCGAACTGCCCAAAACCTTTAACTGGGCCCAGGAAATTTTCGAAGATATACACGTTAAAGAGCGGCCGGACCAGTTGGCGCTGATCTGGGCAGACCTGCATACGGATGAAGAAGAGCAGTATACCTATACTCAGCTGGCTGAAAACGGCAACAAGCTGTTAAATTATCTGCGTAAAAAAGGGGTGGAAAAAGGTGAAAACCTTTATATGCTGACACCCATTGTTCCCCAGACCTGGTTTGCTTCTTTTGCCGCTATCAAAGGCGGCCTTGTCGCTGTCCCCACAGCCACCACCATGACCGAGCGCGAAATCCAGTTCCGTTTCGAAGCGTACCCGCCGAATGTTATTGTTGCCCATGAGAGCCTGGCCGATCTGGTGGACGATGCTCTGGTTAAGGCTGGGTGCACGCCCAAAGCTAAAATCATTCTTGGCGCAAAAGAGGGGTGGACATCTTATCCTGAAATTGCCGAAGAATCGGCACAGGCCTCACCTGCAACCGTTAACAGCGAGGACGTCCTGTTCTGCTTCTTTACTTCCGGCACCACCGGTCTTCCCAAACGGGTGGGGCATTCTGCCATCTCCTATCCTTTGGGCCATGTGTCAACAGCCGTGATCCTCGGGCTTGAACCTGGCGGCGTTCATCACAACCTAAGTGCGCCCGGTTGGGCTAAATGGGCATGGAGCAGTTTTTTCTCCCCATTCAATGTGGGTGGTACGGCCACTGGGTTTAATTTCACCACGCTGGATATTAAAAAATACATAAGCTTTGTGGCCAAATATAAAGTCAATTCATTCTGTGCACCGCCCACGGCCTGGCGCGCTTTTGTGGGTCTTGACCTGGCAGCCTATGATTTTTCGGCCCTGAAGTATTCCTTAAGTGCAGGGGAACCATTGAACCCGGAAGTCATTGACCAATGGAAGAAGGCCACCGGCACTGAAATCCGTGATTTTTACGGACAGACCGAATCCACAGCTATGATTGGAAACCCGCCTTGGATGGAAGGCAAAATGCGCTTGGGTTCTTTTGGATATCCATCATTTATGTACGATGTCATTCTAGCCGACGATGAAGGAAAAGAGATCACAGAACCAGATATCACCGGCCATATCGTGATTCGTCTTTCCAACTGGCGAG
This window of the uncultured Desulfobacter sp. genome carries:
- a CDS encoding transketolase C-terminal domain-containing protein, with protein sequence MALAFMEGNEAVARGAMAAGCNFFAGYPITPATTIFNSMLKMLPPKGGICIQGEDEIASMGYCIGASMAGKKALTATSGPGISLYSEHISFAVGSEIPLVIVDVQRLGPSTGSATRGADADIQFMRWGNTGGVPVIVLAPKDVKDCYILTFTAFNFAERFRCPVFIASNKEIGMTKETFDIDTLVLPKKVERSRFEGQNFLPFAADPDKAPPFLPIGGPTLVRQTSSTHGLDGYITINPDAITAIQDRLRNKIHTCRDELSLYEEHLLPDTDMLVISYGITSRAVDDAAVAMAEKGRPISTLSLKTLWPVPKQVLINAAQKFSRILVVEMNLGQYVNEIRRVLCGKKIDFYGQMDGTLIAPAKIMEALANE
- a CDS encoding iron-containing alcohol dehydrogenase, whose translation is MAAREEVYGFFIPTVTLMGIGAHKELCNQMKSLGVSKPFIVADKGITACGLTKQICDLLKEGMGADAVVYDETIPNPTDKNVAEGVAIYEKSGCDMIITLGGGSSHDCGKGIGIVSTNGGTIHDFEGVDKSTKAMPPFIAINTTAGTGSEMTRFCIITDTSRKVKMAIVDWRVTPAIAINDPLLMMGMPSALTAATGMDALTHSVEAYVSTIATPVTDACAIKSIELIADNLRQAVANGQDVVARDNMAYAEYLAGMAFNNASLGHVHAMAHQLGGYYDLPHGVCNAILLPHVSQFNLIAKLDRFADIAVALGENIDGLSTRDAADKALEAIRKLSSDVGIPSNLTELGVKKEDLKIMAENAQKDACGLTNPRTPTLDDVIGIYTAAL
- a CDS encoding carbonic anhydrase, whose protein sequence is MKKTSLRLILCLLLTCMIAFAGCSGEQKKPKPSPDEALQMLKDGNKRFLSGKSEHPHLDKERMMQSSLEDQGDHAYATILASSDSRVPVEAIFDAGIMDTFVIRVPGNVCNTDQVAAIEYGLDQVRTPVIVVLGNTQCAAVTAVTRAINGQGDIPPMLANIEPAVKKAMEKYPQAKGDQIIPLAIEENIYISIRDLFMQSPATCELVNAGTVKVVGAIYDVSDGRVYWLEDETVDSILQKVEGKVDDTQVSDAPATSDEAAAEDHEAAAQDHEAAPEVDEAAPQTHEEAAETDEVAPDAHDDAAKALAPSEAEETIAEPEAHDTAVSDEAAPESHDAHEVAPEAHEAAPDASVPPEAEETPAEHETHHDTKSHT
- a CDS encoding GntR family transcriptional regulator; its protein translation is MGTKTKKSKDDFTLEAYNGIRRMFFLNEIIPGQKISYGDLAKRLNMSTTPVIQALKRLEIQGLVRHEPNRGYYTENISLAEIIEIYDFRELIEVSLLPDTISGMNKTKLKKLKKALDNHLDAVRDIFLKDRLLKDMEFHMTLAKLSGNRIKVACLKDLFDLLYLKYRGNILFVTPMEMVDAEHIQLYDDIAAGNLESAKHVLAHHIANVKHHAISSIERMKNEKKAKL
- a CDS encoding AMP-binding protein; this translates as MALQSFYKEVMELNGIQDMAQREIQAKTFFEKLNSAELPKTFNWAQEIFEDIHVKERPDQLALIWADLHTDEEEQYTYTQLAENGNKLLNYLRKKGVEKGENLYMLTPIVPQTWFASFAAIKGGLVAVPTATTMTEREIQFRFEAYPPNVIVAHESLADLVDDALVKAGCTPKAKIILGAKEGWTSYPEIAEESAQASPATVNSEDVLFCFFTSGTTGLPKRVGHSAISYPLGHVSTAVILGLEPGGVHHNLSAPGWAKWAWSSFFSPFNVGGTATGFNFTTLDIKKYISFVAKYKVNSFCAPPTAWRAFVGLDLAAYDFSALKYSLSAGEPLNPEVIDQWKKATGTEIRDFYGQTESTAMIGNPPWMEGKMRLGSFGYPSFMYDVILADDEGKEITEPDITGHIVIRLSNWRAIGLFQEYIDNDAKTSEAFKHGLYFTGDKATFDKDGYWWFVGRADDVIKTSDYRVGPFEVESALIEHPAVMETAVVGVPDPKRHQLVKAFVILVPGQKPSKELALELFKHTIDVLAKFKIPRIIEFVEVLPKTISGKIRRIELRENEESKTAEQVTEFFYHQFPELSSKNK
- a CDS encoding thiamine pyrophosphate-dependent enzyme, translated to MSNYLNENRPPVFCPGCTHDRITKSLDKTFVNMGLAPDKIVIVTDIGCSGLFDTFFNVHALHGVHGRALTYALGLKMSDPSLNVIVTMGDGGLGIGGAHVLSACRKNLDITLIILNNFNFGMTGGQYSATTPEDALVGSEFLNQAEMPMDICKVAKAAGATYVSQYSGMDPQLPEEFERAIRHKGFSIVETLGLCTGRYTKRNKLTPKTIDEMIASAPPENGLVQENQRPEYGERYRKLSAQKTTFPEPLIIEKQFEPKENLRWEIIILGSAGMRIVTAGDIICHAGISAGFNASIKNDYNITVLRGQSVSEILLDPSPIGYTGLESPGVILALSEEGVARRKKVFAGLSPTAFILKEKSVSIPDTSAQVEEIDFKALKISRQDWALASLGVLAKKELVLTQDMLLSALKSRFSPKLFALAQETIDKVT